One genomic segment of Occultella kanbiaonis includes these proteins:
- the recA gene encoding recombinase RecA — translation MAAPVADRSKALEAALGQIDRAFGKGSVMRLGDDNRPPVAVIPTGSIALDVALGIGGLPRGRVVEIYGPESSGKTTVALHAVANAQKAGGIAAFIDAEHALDPEYAKKLGVDTDALLVSQPDTGEQALEIMDMLIRSGALDIVVIDSVAALVPKAEIEGEMGDSHVGLQARLMSQALRKITGALNSSGTTAIFINQLREKIGVFFGSPETTTGGKALKFYASVRIDVRRIETLKEGTDAVANRTRAKVVKNKMAPPFKQAEFDIVYGVGISREGSLIDLGVEHGIVRKSGAWYTYEGDQLGQGKENSRRFLKDNPELAEEIEKKIMTKLGIGKPLEVVPDAGGPANAVDF, via the coding sequence ATGGCTGCACCAGTTGCAGACCGTAGCAAGGCCCTCGAGGCCGCCCTCGGCCAGATCGATCGCGCGTTCGGCAAGGGATCGGTGATGCGCCTCGGCGACGACAACCGCCCGCCGGTCGCCGTGATCCCCACCGGCTCCATCGCGCTCGACGTCGCGCTCGGGATCGGTGGCCTGCCCCGGGGCCGGGTCGTCGAGATCTACGGCCCGGAGTCCTCGGGTAAGACCACGGTCGCGCTGCACGCGGTCGCGAACGCCCAGAAGGCCGGCGGGATCGCCGCGTTCATCGACGCCGAGCACGCCCTCGACCCCGAGTATGCGAAGAAGCTCGGCGTGGACACCGACGCCCTGTTGGTCTCCCAGCCGGACACCGGCGAGCAGGCGCTCGAGATCATGGACATGCTGATCCGTTCCGGTGCGCTGGACATCGTGGTCATCGACTCCGTCGCCGCGCTCGTACCGAAGGCCGAGATCGAGGGCGAGATGGGAGACAGTCACGTCGGCCTCCAGGCCCGGCTCATGTCCCAGGCGCTGCGCAAGATCACCGGCGCGCTGAACTCCTCCGGCACCACGGCGATCTTCATCAACCAGCTGCGCGAGAAGATCGGGGTGTTCTTCGGATCTCCCGAGACGACCACGGGTGGCAAGGCGCTGAAGTTCTACGCCTCGGTCCGCATCGACGTGCGTCGTATCGAGACCCTCAAGGAGGGCACCGACGCGGTCGCCAACCGCACCCGCGCGAAGGTCGTCAAGAACAAGATGGCCCCGCCGTTCAAGCAGGCCGAGTTCGACATCGTCTACGGGGTCGGCATCTCCCGCGAGGGCAGCTTGATCGACCTCGGCGTGGAGCATGGCATCGTCCGTAAGTCCGGCGCCTGGTACACCTACGAAGGTGACCAGCTCGGGCAGGGCAAGGAGAACTCCCGCCGGTTCCTCAAGGACAACCCCGAGCTGGCGGAGGAGATCGAGAAGAAGATCATGACGAAGCTCGGCATCGGCAAGCCGCTCGAGGTGGTGCCGGACGCCGGCGGTCCCGCCAACGCCGTCGACTTCTAG
- a CDS encoding regulatory protein RecX has protein sequence MGEPPGTGAAAVDPEPDHESVARNIALRLLTHSPRSRAELAQALAKKDVPDDVAASVLDRFEEVGLVNDVEYAEMLVRTRRTERGLARRALATELYRKGVDSEIAAEALAAVDPEDEEATARDLVRRKARSSVGLEHEKRRRRLVGMLARKGYSPSVALRVVDGVLAEEGVVDTDDRVG, from the coding sequence GTGGGTGAACCCCCGGGCACCGGTGCCGCGGCCGTCGACCCCGAGCCGGATCATGAGTCCGTGGCGCGCAACATCGCGCTGCGGCTCCTGACCCACTCGCCGCGCTCCCGCGCCGAGCTGGCGCAGGCCTTGGCGAAGAAGGACGTGCCGGACGACGTCGCCGCGTCGGTGCTCGACCGGTTCGAGGAGGTCGGGCTGGTCAACGACGTCGAGTACGCCGAGATGCTTGTGCGCACCCGCCGGACCGAACGGGGTCTGGCCCGCCGCGCCCTGGCCACGGAGCTGTACCGCAAGGGCGTCGACTCCGAGATCGCGGCGGAGGCACTGGCCGCCGTCGATCCCGAGGACGAGGAAGCCACCGCGCGGGACCTGGTCCGGCGCAAGGCTCGATCCAGCGTGGGCCTGGAGCACGAGAAGCGCCGGCGGCGGCTCGTCGGCATGCTGGCGCGGAAGGGTTACTCGCCCTCGGTCGCGCTCCGGGTCGTGGACGGCGTGCTCGCTGAAGAGGGCGTCGTCGACACCGACGACCGCGTCGGCTGA
- a CDS encoding amino acid ABC transporter permease, translated as MSRQTVLFDAPGPRARRNVRVGNWVGAVVVIGIAVFVLVQMNAAGQLRPELWAVVVDPDSWRYNFLPGLQNTLVAAAYAIVTSVVFGLLFGVGRLAANRALRWFSGVVVEFFRAVPVLVMMVAGYQILGRFTAVSGTAQLLLSVVIALTLYNGAVIAELVRSGVHGLPKGQREAGLAIGMTRGQSIRSIELPQALIAMLPSLVSQFVVILKDTALGYIIVYPELLRSARLLGSGAPFAILQSLFVAALIFIVLNYLLSKVAELVARKVGGRTSGKARANPAPPNAVTVPAVGGGGR; from the coding sequence ATGAGCCGGCAGACCGTCCTGTTCGACGCACCTGGCCCGCGCGCCCGGCGCAACGTCCGCGTGGGCAACTGGGTCGGCGCCGTCGTCGTGATCGGCATCGCCGTGTTCGTGCTGGTCCAGATGAACGCGGCCGGCCAGTTGCGCCCGGAGCTCTGGGCCGTGGTCGTGGATCCGGACTCCTGGCGCTACAACTTCCTACCGGGGCTGCAGAACACCCTCGTCGCCGCGGCATACGCCATCGTGACGTCCGTCGTGTTCGGTCTGCTGTTCGGAGTGGGACGGCTGGCCGCGAACCGGGCACTGCGCTGGTTCAGCGGCGTGGTCGTCGAGTTCTTCCGCGCCGTACCGGTGCTGGTCATGATGGTTGCCGGCTACCAGATCCTCGGTCGCTTCACGGCCGTCAGCGGCACCGCCCAGCTCCTGTTGAGTGTGGTCATCGCCCTGACCCTGTACAACGGCGCGGTGATCGCCGAACTCGTCCGCTCCGGGGTGCACGGCCTGCCGAAGGGGCAGCGCGAGGCCGGACTGGCGATCGGGATGACCCGCGGGCAGTCGATCCGCTCGATCGAGCTGCCGCAGGCACTCATCGCCATGCTGCCCTCACTCGTGAGCCAGTTCGTCGTAATCCTCAAGGACACGGCCCTCGGCTACATCATCGTCTACCCCGAACTGCTGCGCAGCGCCCGACTGCTGGGCAGCGGGGCACCGTTCGCGATCCTGCAGAGCCTGTTCGTCGCCGCACTGATCTTCATCGTCCTCAACTACCTCCTCTCGAAGGTCGCCGAGTTGGTCGCCCGGAAGGTAGGCGGACGCACCTCTGGCAAGGCGCGCGCCAACCCGGCACCCCCGAACGCCGTCACGGTGCCCGCCGTGGGCGGTGGCGGGAGATAG
- a CDS encoding amino acid ABC transporter permease, giving the protein MSEFLAVLSNYDLVGAYWLNIQLTFFAAVASLVIGTILALMRISPIPSLQFAGTTYVNLIRNTPLTIIVVFAALVLWPVLGVEFSTDFATNFFWLAVLALSVYHASFMCEALRSGVNTVPAGQAEAARAIGLPFLPAARLIILPQAFRGAIAPLGNTLIALIKNSTVAAAISVPEISILMKEMMENEGNYVIPIFLTVAVGFVIIVVPIGLAVTYLSQRLAVSR; this is encoded by the coding sequence TTGAGCGAGTTCCTCGCCGTCCTCTCGAACTATGACCTGGTTGGCGCGTACTGGCTGAACATCCAGTTGACCTTCTTCGCGGCCGTGGCCTCGTTGGTGATCGGCACGATCCTGGCGCTCATGCGGATCTCACCGATCCCGTCTCTGCAGTTCGCCGGCACCACCTACGTCAACCTGATCCGCAACACGCCGCTGACGATCATCGTGGTGTTCGCGGCGCTGGTCCTGTGGCCGGTGCTGGGCGTGGAGTTCTCGACCGACTTCGCCACCAACTTCTTCTGGCTCGCCGTGCTGGCGCTCTCGGTCTACCACGCTTCGTTCATGTGCGAGGCGCTGCGCTCCGGGGTGAACACGGTGCCGGCCGGCCAGGCCGAGGCCGCCCGGGCGATCGGACTGCCGTTCCTACCCGCGGCGCGGCTGATCATCCTGCCCCAGGCCTTCCGCGGGGCGATCGCTCCGCTCGGCAACACGCTCATCGCGCTCATCAAGAACAGCACCGTCGCCGCGGCGATCTCGGTCCCCGAGATCTCGATCCTGATGAAGGAGATGATGGAGAACGAGGGGAACTACGTGATCCCGATCTTCCTTACCGTCGCGGTCGGCTTCGTCATCATCGTCGTCCCGATCGGGCTCGCCGTGACCTATCTCTCTCAGCGACTGGCGGTGTCCCGATGA
- a CDS encoding glutamate ABC transporter substrate-binding protein, with protein sequence MKRTRVAFAAIAAVGALTLAACTAEPGDSGDDGTTGAEETTDEGGGGQEGTIRIGIKFDQPGLGFQDGAEYTGFDVDVATYVAEALGYTADQIEWVETPSANRETMLEGGQVDMIFATYSITDTRDEVVDFAGPYFVAGQDLLVRADETDITGPDDLNGKNLCSVAGSTSAQRIQDDFADQVQLIEQPGYSECIQYLLGGQVDAVTTDDIILAGLAAAEGSGAMVVVGNPFSEENYGVGLPPGSDQCEPINEAIQAMFDDGSWEAAIEANTEGTGFTPNADLNPPELRECAAS encoded by the coding sequence ATGAAGAGAACGCGAGTGGCATTCGCCGCGATCGCAGCCGTCGGCGCGCTGACCCTGGCCGCGTGTACCGCCGAGCCGGGCGACAGCGGCGATGACGGGACCACGGGCGCCGAGGAGACCACCGACGAAGGCGGCGGTGGCCAGGAAGGCACCATCCGCATCGGCATCAAGTTCGACCAGCCCGGCCTCGGCTTCCAGGACGGCGCCGAGTACACCGGCTTCGACGTGGACGTCGCGACGTACGTGGCGGAGGCCCTCGGGTACACGGCCGACCAGATCGAATGGGTCGAGACGCCCTCCGCGAACCGGGAGACGATGCTCGAGGGCGGTCAGGTCGACATGATCTTCGCGACCTACTCGATCACGGACACCCGTGACGAGGTCGTCGACTTCGCCGGCCCGTACTTCGTGGCGGGTCAGGACCTGCTCGTGCGGGCCGACGAGACGGACATCACCGGGCCGGACGACCTGAACGGGAAGAACCTCTGCTCCGTGGCCGGCTCGACGTCCGCGCAGCGCATCCAGGATGACTTCGCCGACCAGGTCCAGCTGATCGAGCAGCCCGGGTACTCCGAGTGCATCCAGTACCTGCTCGGTGGACAGGTGGACGCCGTCACCACCGACGACATCATCCTCGCCGGCCTCGCAGCCGCCGAGGGCAGCGGCGCCATGGTGGTGGTCGGGAACCCGTTCTCCGAGGAGAACTACGGTGTCGGCCTGCCGCCGGGATCCGACCAGTGCGAGCCGATCAACGAGGCCATCCAGGCCATGTTCGACGACGGCAGTTGGGAGGCCGCCATCGAGGCGAACACCGAGGGCACCGGGTTCACCCCGAACGCGGACCTGAACCCGCCGGAGCTGCGGGAGTGCGCCGCCTCCTGA